The following proteins come from a genomic window of Aquimarina sp. MAR_2010_214:
- the tssD gene encoding type VI secretion system tube protein TssD, translating to MGIIAKLYVNGQVYNVLESEQGIIQSSDETGRPTSRPFHTGLKAAIESTKDTYFFEKAIHPTQQIQEIILEYSDSMPGRRTRRIRFVDCYVTFDSIHFKANDTDPLTETLLITAAGIEDSHSQGKYTTPRQETEFLSNQAPLTTQEEETEKKKVIDYYITDLNNKRIDKILAGNIILLNIHSKNMTDELFTIKLSNKTIDFKYNGEVLTDDTLSNYRIGSNHEKIELEVIKQEV from the coding sequence ATGGGCATCATTGCCAAACTATACGTAAACGGACAAGTATATAACGTACTCGAAAGTGAACAAGGTATTATACAAAGTAGTGATGAGACAGGGCGACCAACCTCCAGACCTTTTCATACTGGGCTAAAAGCAGCAATCGAATCTACAAAAGACACCTACTTTTTTGAAAAAGCTATACATCCTACACAGCAAATACAAGAAATTATTCTGGAATATAGTGATAGTATGCCGGGAAGAAGAACCCGAAGAATCAGGTTTGTCGATTGTTACGTAACCTTTGACAGTATACACTTTAAGGCAAATGATACAGACCCACTTACCGAAACCCTGTTGATCACTGCTGCAGGAATAGAAGACTCTCATTCACAAGGTAAATATACCACTCCAAGACAAGAAACAGAGTTTTTGAGTAACCAAGCACCTTTAACCACACAAGAAGAAGAAACAGAAAAGAAAAAAGTCATTGATTATTATATAACGGATTTGAATAATAAGAGGATAGATAAGATTTTAGCAGGTAATATAATTTTACTTAATATCCATAGTAAAAATATGACAGATGAATTATTTACCATCAAGTTAAGTAATAAAACAATAGATTTTAAATACAATGGAGAGGTTTTAACAGATGATACTCTAAGTAACTATAGAATAGGTAGTAATCACGAAAAAATAGAACTAGAAGTAATTAAACAGGAGGTATAA
- a CDS encoding helix-turn-helix transcriptional regulator — MTKLGAYLKRKAVNKSQVSRRTGISKQRISELSINENTKLRADELYLIALAIEVDACELLEHVCGDLQLKKEGK, encoded by the coding sequence ATGACAAAGCTAGGAGCTTATTTAAAAAGAAAAGCTGTGAATAAATCCCAAGTATCTAGGAGAACGGGCATAAGCAAACAAAGGATAAGCGAACTCTCGATCAATGAAAACACAAAACTTAGAGCAGACGAATTGTATCTAATTGCCTTAGCGATAGAAGTAGATGCCTGCGAACTGCTCGAACATGTTTGTGGAGATTTACAATTGAAAAAAGAAGGCAAATAA
- a CDS encoding helix-turn-helix domain-containing protein: protein MKETFGEYIKMLRTTKGLTLTQLAGLLQMDFANLSRMENGIRDFDKKKLSKLAEVFDLSIEELQGEYASDQLAKHMYEIGCSKELLKVAEEKAEYRRTIKK from the coding sequence ATGAAAGAAACGTTTGGAGAATATATCAAAATGCTTAGAACAACAAAAGGGCTTACGCTAACCCAACTGGCAGGGCTATTACAAATGGATTTTGCAAATCTAAGCAGAATGGAGAATGGTATACGTGATTTTGATAAAAAGAAACTCTCTAAACTGGCAGAAGTTTTTGACCTTAGTATAGAAGAATTACAAGGCGAATACGCAAGTGATCAACTCGCAAAGCATATGTATGAAATAGGTTGTTCTAAAGAGCTACTTAAAGTTGCAGAAGAAAAAGCAGAATATCGCAGAACAATAAAAAAATAA
- a CDS encoding tetratricopeptide repeat protein, producing MEYELPEEKIPIFNSNFEKGNELAESLTIIKDQSNSKLGFWNKRKAKKAIKHYTECLNLIPNHWQTNWLIAKVYQAMSENKKALEHFEIAVRIEKTNPDLPREASISAMDFGNVKLAVKYSEEAINREPNDAGLYCNHAVNLMVLGNDDEAITYIEKAMEMESNDEINKNAHSLINDVVSGKRKRPKYNELG from the coding sequence ATGGAATACGAATTACCAGAAGAAAAAATTCCGATTTTTAATTCAAACTTTGAAAAAGGGAACGAATTAGCTGAAAGTTTGACGATAATCAAAGACCAGAGCAATTCTAAATTAGGGTTTTGGAATAAAAGAAAAGCTAAAAAAGCAATTAAACATTATACAGAATGCCTCAATTTAATACCAAATCATTGGCAAACAAATTGGTTGATTGCAAAGGTTTATCAAGCAATGTCTGAAAATAAAAAGGCTTTAGAGCATTTCGAAATAGCGGTTAGAATAGAAAAAACAAATCCTGACTTACCACGCGAAGCTTCAATTTCCGCAATGGATTTTGGCAACGTAAAATTAGCAGTCAAATATTCTGAAGAAGCAATCAATCGTGAACCAAATGACGCTGGGCTTTATTGTAATCATGCTGTGAACTTGATGGTATTAGGAAATGATGATGAAGCCATAACTTATATTGAAAAAGCAATGGAAATGGAATCTAATGATGAAATAAATAAGAATGCTCACTCTTTAATAAATGATGTCGTTTCTGGAAAAAGAAAAAGACCAAAATATAACGAACTAGGTTAA
- a CDS encoding DUF2071 domain-containing protein codes for MKIPKIKGIIDRRILINYQVDKEVLENYLPKPFKPKLINGKGIAGICLIRLKEIRPKGLPKQIGISSENGAHRIAVQWNENGKLKEGVYIPRRDTSSKLNSLAGGTIFPGVHHLAKFTVIESDGNYNVAFISDDETSLSIEANETDKWNEESVFENLNCVSEFFENGSVGYSPDKNDFDGLELKAYNWKVSILNVKKVHSSFFENENIFPKGSVKFDNAILMKDIEHEWIGLEKIKNH; via the coding sequence ATGAAAATACCGAAAATAAAAGGAATAATTGACAGACGAATCCTTATCAACTATCAAGTTGACAAAGAAGTCTTAGAAAATTATTTACCAAAGCCATTTAAACCCAAGCTTATTAATGGGAAAGGTATTGCAGGAATATGTTTAATTAGACTAAAAGAAATTAGACCAAAGGGATTACCAAAACAAATCGGAATCTCCTCTGAGAACGGAGCTCACAGGATTGCGGTTCAATGGAACGAAAACGGAAAGTTAAAAGAAGGAGTTTACATTCCGAGAAGGGATACTTCTTCTAAATTAAACTCCTTAGCTGGAGGAACTATTTTTCCGGGAGTTCATCATCTTGCTAAATTTACAGTTATTGAATCTGACGGGAATTATAATGTGGCATTTATTAGTGATGATGAAACCTCTTTATCAATTGAGGCAAATGAGACTGACAAATGGAATGAGGAAAGTGTATTTGAAAATCTAAATTGTGTCTCAGAGTTTTTCGAGAATGGCTCAGTTGGGTATTCTCCTGACAAAAATGACTTTGACGGATTAGAACTCAAGGCATATAACTGGAAAGTATCTATTTTAAATGTTAAGAAAGTTCATTCTAGCTTTTTTGAGAATGAAAATATTTTCCCAAAAGGTTCTGTGAAATTTGATAACGCTATTTTAATGAAAGATATTGAACACGAATGGATTGGGTTAGAAAAAATAAAAAACCACTAA